Genomic window (Pseudomonas xantholysinigenes):
CGCCGAGGCCCAGGCCTTCTGCGACAACTATTGAATAGGAGCGGCAAGCTGCAAGCGGCAAGCTGCAAGAGAAAAGCCGGACCGCGTACTGCTTTATCTTGCAGCTTGCCGCTTGAAGCTTGCAGCTGCTCCCCAGGAGCTCCCATGGCTTTAGCTAAACGCATCATCCCCTGCCTGGACGTGGACAACGGCCGGGTGGTCAAGGGCGTCAAGTTCGAGAACATCCGCGATGCCGGTGACCCGGTGGAAATCGCCCGGCGTTACAACGAGCAAGGTGCCGACGAAATCACCTTCCTCGACATCACCGCCAGCGTCGATGGCCGCGACACCACCCTGCATACCGTCGAGCGCATGGCCAGCCAGGTGTTCATCCCGCTGACCGTGGGCGGTGGCGTGCGCACCGTGCAGGACATCCGCAACCTGCTCAACGCCGGTGCCGACAAGGTGTCGATCAACACCGCCGCGGTGTTCAACCCGGAGTTCGTCGGTGAGGCGGCGGACCGCTTCGGTTCGCAGTGCATCGTCGTCGCCATCGATGCCAAGAAGGTGTCTGGCCCGGGCGAGACGCCGCGCTGGGAGATCTTCACCCACGGTGGGCGCAAGCCGACCGGGCTGGATGCCGTGGAGTGGGCGAAGAAGATGGAAGGCCTGGGGGCCGGTGAGATCCTGCTGACCAGCATGGATCAGGACGGCATGAAGAACGGTTTCGACCTGGGGGTGACCCGGGCGATCAGCGATGCGCTGGGGATCCCGGTGATTGCTTCGGGTGGTGTGGGCAACCTGCAGCACCTGGCCGACGGCATTCTGGAGGGGCATGCCAGCGCGGTGTTGGCGGCGAGTATCTTCCACTTTGGCGAGTACACGGTGCCGGAGGCGAAGGCCTATATGGCTTCGCGTGGGATCGTCGTGCGCTGATGGATTGATTGGGGCTGCCTTGCAGCCCATTCGCGGGTAAACCCGCTCCCACAGAGGGCGGTGAAATCCCTGTGGGAGCGGGTTTACCCGCGAATGGGCCGCAAAGCGGCCCCCATTGCATCACCCGTGATTCTTGCCGAGCAACGCGTGGTACAGCTCGGTATCGCCGAGGATCCCCACCACCTTGTCGTTATCCTGCAGCACCAGCTTGTTGCCAGTGTGATAACGAATCTGCAGCGCTTCGCGCATGCCGATGTTGGCGTTGACCAAGGTCGGCCGGCGGTCGAGCAACTCCACATCCTGTCCCGGCGCCCAGTTCTGCAGATCGAGGCCGTTCTGGCCTTGGCGCGCGCGCTTGATCGAACCGCCTTCGCCAAGGTCCAGCCAGGAGTCGATGCCCGGATCGATGCACACCGAGCCGTTGACTCGCTTGCAGTTGTCCAGGCTGCGCATCAGGCTGCGCCCGCACAGCACGTTCAGCGGGTTGGTGTGGGCGACGAAGGTGCGCACATACTCGTCGGCCGGGTTGAGCACGATCTCTTCGGGCTTGCTGTACTGGATGATCCGCCCGTCCTTCATGATGGCAATGCGGCTACCCAGCTTCAGGGCTTCGTCGAGGTCGTGGCTGACGAACACGATGGTCTTGCTCAGCTTGCTTTGCAGGGCCAGCAGCTCGTCTTGCAGGCCCTGGCGGATCAGTGGGTCGAGGGCCGAGAACGGTTCGTCCATCAGCAGGATGTCGGCGTCCATCGCCAGCGCCCGGGCCAGGCCCACGCGTTGCTGCATGCCGCCGGACAGCTCGTCCGGTTTTTTATTGCGCCATTGGGTCAGGCCGACCAGCTCGAGCTTCTCGTCGACCAGCTTGCGCCGTTCCTTTTCCGGGCGGCCCTGCATTTCCAGGCCAAAGCTGATGTTCTCGCGCACGGTCAGCCAGGGCATCAGGGCGAATTTCTGGAACACCATGGCGATGCGCTGGGTACGCATCATCTTCAGCTCCGCCGGGGTGCAGTGGGCGATGTCGATGTGCTTGCCTTCATGCTCGACGAACAGCTTGCCGCGGCTGACAGTGTTGAGGCCGTTGATGCAACGCAGCAGGCTCGACTTGCCGGAGCCGGACAGGCCCATCAGCACGCAGATCTCGCCCTTGTTGATGTCCAGGTTGGCTTTTTCGACGCCGACCACCAGGCCGGTCTGCTTGAGGATCTGCTCGCGGGTCTGGCCCTGGTCGAGCAGCGCCAGCGCCTCGCGCGGCTTGCTGGAGAAAATGACGTCGACGTCTTCGAAACGAATGATGCTCATGCCTCACCCCTTGCCGGCAGTTCCGGTTGCTTGCAGATACGGTCGAGCATGATCGCCAGCAGCACGATGGCCAGGCCCGCTTCGAAGCCCAGGGAGATGTCGGCGGTGTTCAGCGCGTTGACCACCGGCTTGCCGAGGCCGTCGGCGCCGACCAGGGCGGCGATCACCACCATCGACAGCGACAGCATGATGCACTGGGTCACGCCGGCGGCGATGCTCGGCATGGCGTGGGGCAGTTCGATACGGGTCAGCAGCTGGCGGCGCGAGCAGCCGAAGGCCTTGCCGGCATCCAGCAATTCCTGCGGCACGTCGCAGATGCCCAGGTAGGTGAGGCGGATCGGCGCGGCGATGGCGAACACCACGGTGGAGATCAGCCCCGGCACCACGCCCAGGCCGAACAGGGTCAGGGTCGGGATCAGGTAGACGAAGGTGGGCACGGTCTGCATCAGGTCCAGCACCGGGCGCATGGCGGTGTAGAACATCGGCTTGTGCGCCGCGGCGATGCCCAGTGGCACGCCGATGACCACGCAGACCACCGTGGCGAAGGTGACCTGGGCCAGGGTTTCCATGGTTTCCTGCCAGTAACCCAGGTTGAGGATCAGCAGGAACGACAGGGCGACGAACACGGTAAGCGCCCATTTGCGCTGGATAAAGTGCGCGAGGGCGGCGAACAGGGCGATGAGCACGAACGGGTTGAACCAGGTCAGGGCGCTGGTGACCCCATGGATCATGAATTCCAGGCCTGCGGCAATGGCGTCGAAATAGCTGGCGCCGTTCTGGGTCAACCATTCGACGAATGAGGCGATGTACTGCCCCAGGGGTATTTTCTGATCGATAAGCATGATAGCGAGCTTCCACCTGCAAAGATTGAAATCAGTCCGGGGCGGGCACGGTCCCGCCCCGCGGTGTTGCCTGGGCGTCTTGCGTTATTGCGTCAGTTTGGCCTTGGCTGCCTCGAGGCCAGGCTTGCCATCCACGGTGGTCACGCCGGCCAGCCAGGCATCCAGCTTGCCGGGGTTGTCCTTGAGCCACTTCTTGGCCGCGGCCTCGGGTTTCATCTTGTCGTCCAGGACATAGCCCATCATGGTGCTTTCATCCTTGAGCTCGAACGACAGGTTCTTCAGCAACTGGCCAACGTTGCCGCATTCCTGTGCGTAGCCCTTGCGGGTGTTGGTGAGCACGGTGGCCTTGCCGAAGTCGGGACCGAAGTAGGCGTCCCCGCCGGTCAGGTAGGTCATCTTGAAACGGGTGTTCATCGGGTGCGGTTCCCAGCCGAGGAACACGATCGCTTCGTCGCGCTTCTGCGCCCGGTCGACCTGGGCGAGCATGCCGGCCTCGCTGGACTGCACGATCTGGAAACCGGCGTCCTTCAGGCCGAAGGCGTTGTCGTCGATCATCTTCTGGATGGTGCGGTTGCCGTCGTTGCCGGGTTCGATGCCGTAGATCTTGCCCTTGAGCTCCTGCTTGAACTTGGGAATGTCGGCGAAGTCCTTCAGGCCCTTGTCGTACAGCGCCTGGGGCACGGCCAGGGTGTACTTGGCGTTTTCCAGGTTGGCGCGCACGGTCTCGACGGTGCCGGCGTCGCGGTACTGCTTGATGTCGTTCTCCATGGTCGGCATCCAGTTGCCGAGAAACACGTCCAGGTCCTTGCCGGTGGCCAGCGACTTGTAGGTCACTGGTACCGAGATCATGGTGGTGTGGGTCTTGTAGCCCAGGGCTTCGAGCACGACGCTGGTGGTGGCGGTGGTGACCGTGATGTCGGTCCAGCCGACATCGGAGAAACGCACCGTCTGACACTGCTCGGGTTCGGCGGCCTGGGCCAGCAGCGGAGCGGACAGCAACGCGACCAGCAACAGCGAGGGTGAACCTTTCATGGATGGACTCCTGTGATTTTATCTTCGGGTTCGCGTGGGTCGCCGGGCGTTCTCAGGGCTCCGGTCGACCAGGCCTGCAGAGGGCAGGATGCGAGGCCGTGCAATACGAGTCGCTTTCGATAATCCTCCAGCGTCGGGCAATCGCCTACTGGTGGCGTCGTATCCAGTACAGGACGGGTCGCATCCAGTACGCACGATGTCGCAACTGGCTTTTTCCACCCCCATGCCACTGCTTTTACGTCGCCCGGGCGCTGGAAAACGGCGCGCACGGGGCCGGTGCGGCAGCGGCGCTGCTGGACAAAAGTACGTCGGTTGCAGACGGCGAGGGGCAGGGCAAAAGCCCGATGATGCGAGCATTCCAAGGCGGCTCGACGATTCAGCCTAGCAGGTGCGCTAGGGGTCGTATGGCGCGTCCAGACAAGCCCAGCAAGAGGTGATCCGACAATGGCCATCAGCGTGTTCGACCTGTTCAAGATCGGTGTCGGGCCATCCAGCTCGCACACTGTCGGCCCCATGCGTGCCGGCGCGCTGTTCGTCCAGGGGCTGCGCGAGCGCGGCGAGCTGGAGCGGGTGCGGCGCCTCGAGGTCCGGTTGTATGGTTCGCTGTCGGCCACCGGTGTCGGTCACGGCACCGACAACGCCACGATCATGGGCCTGATGGGCGAATGGCCCGACGCCATTGACCCCAGCCAGATCACCCCACGCATCGCCGACCTGCGCGAAACCAATGTGCTCAAGCTCGACAACCGGCTGCCCATCGAATTCGTCTGGGGCCGTGACATGCTGCTGCTCGACGAGAACCTGCCGTATCACCCCAACGCCATGACCCTGATCGCCGAGGGCGAGGGTGGCGAGCTGCATCGCGACACCTACTACTCGGTGGGCGGCGGCTTCGTCGTCGATGCCGCCCAGGCCGCCAGCGGCGTGCTGGATGCCGACCAGACCGTGTTGCCGTACGACTTCAACAGCGCCGCCGAACTGTTGCGTCTGTGCAAGCAAAACGACCTGAGCGTGTCGCAATTAATGTTGGCCAACGAGAAGGTCTGGCGCAGCGAAGCCGAGATCCGCGCCGGCCTGCTCAAGCTCTGGCAGGCCATGCAAGAGTGCGTGAACAACGGCCTCAAGCACGAAGGCATTCTGCCTGGCGGGCTCAATGTACGGCGCCGCGCCGCCCGTCTGCACCGCAGTTTGCAGGAGCTGGGCAAGCCCAACGTGATCGGCTCGACCATGAGCGCCATGGAGTGGGTCAACCTGTTCGCCCTGGCCGTGAACGAAGAAAACGCCGCGGGCGGGCGCATGGTCACCGCGCCCACCAACGGCGCGGCGGGGATCATCCCGGCGGTGTTGCACTACTACATGCGTTTCTCCGATGCGGTGGATGAATCCAACGTGGTGGACTTCTTTCTCGGCGCGGCGGCGGTGGGCATCCTGTGCAAGAAGAACGCGTCGATTTCCGGCGCCGAGGTTGGCTGCCAGGGCGAGGTCGGCTCGGCCTGCGCCATGGCGGCCGCGGGCCTGGCCCAAGTGCTCGGTGCCACTCCGGCGCAACTGGAGAACGCCGCCGAAATCGCCCTGGAACACAACCTTGGGCTCACCTGCGATCCGGTCGGTGGCCTGGTCCAGGTGCCGTGCATCGAGCGCAACGCCATCGCCGCGGTGAAGGCGATCAACGCCGTGCAGATGGCCCTGCGTGGCGACGGCGAACACTTCATCTCCCTCGACCAGGTGATCCGCACCATGCGTGACACCGGCGCCGACATGCACGACAAGTACAAGGAAACCTCCCGCGGCGGCCTGGCGGTCAGTGTCATCGAGTGCTGATGCGCCGTTCTGGCCCGTCGCTGAGCGTTGCGCCACATTCTGGCGCAACGCCTGTCATCTACCGACCGTCGCCTGTCGTTACCAGCAGGGTCATTGTCGGTGACACTCAAGTCTGTCGCATCTGGGCATCCTTCCCACAAGTGCTACCGAACTGCTCAGCCGTGATACGCAAGGGCGCTGGCGCGCCTGTTTGCGTTTAGGTCTAAGCTCCTTCCCGACCCCGCTGGAAGGCGCATGCCAACGTCGCTTTTGGGTTTTGTTGGATGAGCGTTCAACTTCCGGCATGCCATTTGCGTTGGGAT
Coding sequences:
- the hisF gene encoding imidazole glycerol phosphate synthase subunit HisF → MALAKRIIPCLDVDNGRVVKGVKFENIRDAGDPVEIARRYNEQGADEITFLDITASVDGRDTTLHTVERMASQVFIPLTVGGGVRTVQDIRNLLNAGADKVSINTAAVFNPEFVGEAADRFGSQCIVVAIDAKKVSGPGETPRWEIFTHGGRKPTGLDAVEWAKKMEGLGAGEILLTSMDQDGMKNGFDLGVTRAISDALGIPVIASGGVGNLQHLADGILEGHASAVLAASIFHFGEYTVPEAKAYMASRGIVVR
- the choV gene encoding choline ABC transporter ATP-binding protein translates to MSIIRFEDVDVIFSSKPREALALLDQGQTREQILKQTGLVVGVEKANLDINKGEICVLMGLSGSGKSSLLRCINGLNTVSRGKLFVEHEGKHIDIAHCTPAELKMMRTQRIAMVFQKFALMPWLTVRENISFGLEMQGRPEKERRKLVDEKLELVGLTQWRNKKPDELSGGMQQRVGLARALAMDADILLMDEPFSALDPLIRQGLQDELLALQSKLSKTIVFVSHDLDEALKLGSRIAIMKDGRIIQYSKPEEIVLNPADEYVRTFVAHTNPLNVLCGRSLMRSLDNCKRVNGSVCIDPGIDSWLDLGEGGSIKRARQGQNGLDLQNWAPGQDVELLDRRPTLVNANIGMREALQIRYHTGNKLVLQDNDKVVGILGDTELYHALLGKNHG
- the choW gene encoding choline ABC transporter permease subunit, yielding MMLIDQKIPLGQYIASFVEWLTQNGASYFDAIAAGLEFMIHGVTSALTWFNPFVLIALFAALAHFIQRKWALTVFVALSFLLILNLGYWQETMETLAQVTFATVVCVVIGVPLGIAAAHKPMFYTAMRPVLDLMQTVPTFVYLIPTLTLFGLGVVPGLISTVVFAIAAPIRLTYLGICDVPQELLDAGKAFGCSRRQLLTRIELPHAMPSIAAGVTQCIMLSLSMVVIAALVGADGLGKPVVNALNTADISLGFEAGLAIVLLAIMLDRICKQPELPARGEA
- a CDS encoding choline ABC transporter substrate-binding protein; its protein translation is MKGSPSLLLVALLSAPLLAQAAEPEQCQTVRFSDVGWTDITVTTATTSVVLEALGYKTHTTMISVPVTYKSLATGKDLDVFLGNWMPTMENDIKQYRDAGTVETVRANLENAKYTLAVPQALYDKGLKDFADIPKFKQELKGKIYGIEPGNDGNRTIQKMIDDNAFGLKDAGFQIVQSSEAGMLAQVDRAQKRDEAIVFLGWEPHPMNTRFKMTYLTGGDAYFGPDFGKATVLTNTRKGYAQECGNVGQLLKNLSFELKDESTMMGYVLDDKMKPEAAAKKWLKDNPGKLDAWLAGVTTVDGKPGLEAAKAKLTQ
- a CDS encoding L-serine ammonia-lyase, producing the protein MAISVFDLFKIGVGPSSSHTVGPMRAGALFVQGLRERGELERVRRLEVRLYGSLSATGVGHGTDNATIMGLMGEWPDAIDPSQITPRIADLRETNVLKLDNRLPIEFVWGRDMLLLDENLPYHPNAMTLIAEGEGGELHRDTYYSVGGGFVVDAAQAASGVLDADQTVLPYDFNSAAELLRLCKQNDLSVSQLMLANEKVWRSEAEIRAGLLKLWQAMQECVNNGLKHEGILPGGLNVRRRAARLHRSLQELGKPNVIGSTMSAMEWVNLFALAVNEENAAGGRMVTAPTNGAAGIIPAVLHYYMRFSDAVDESNVVDFFLGAAAVGILCKKNASISGAEVGCQGEVGSACAMAAAGLAQVLGATPAQLENAAEIALEHNLGLTCDPVGGLVQVPCIERNAIAAVKAINAVQMALRGDGEHFISLDQVIRTMRDTGADMHDKYKETSRGGLAVSVIEC